TGGGCGTGCCGCAGCTCACCGGGCGCGGACACGCGGAAGGTGCCGTGGGCGTCGACGCGGCCCGGTCGGGTGCGCAGCGTGCGGGAACGGCGGGCGGGGGTTTCGTCGGAAAGCGGGATCTCGAAGCGCAGGCGGCCCGGCTTGACCCGGAGCTCCAGGTAGGCGCCCTCTTCCGTGGACAGCTCGACGGTGCCGGACGACTCCGCGGGGCCGAGCCGCAGCACGGCGGGCTCGACCTCGAGGGGCTTCTCGCCGGAGGTCACGCGGACCTCGGCGGGGCTCAGGCCCGATTCCTCCGGGATGCGGAAGCCGTCGCCGCCGCCGCGGTAGGAAATGTCCAGGTCGGCCTGCTCCGCGACGGCGACGTGCGCCTGGAAGCTGCGGCCGCGCGGGTTGGTCAGGCGGACCACGAACTCGCCGAGCCACGGGTAGTCGTCGTCGGTGAGCACGTCGACCTCGCCGCCGGCGGCGGGAACGTCGAGGTCGTAGATCATCACCATGTCCTCGGCGAACCGGCCGTACCCGGGGAAGTCGGCGACCTGCACGCGCCACGATTCGTCGCGGCCGGACAGCGTCGGCGGAAACACCGCGACGGGCCCGCCTGCGTGGACCGGGGTGCCGTGGACGGTCGACGCACCGTCGAGCCGGGCGTGCGGGATGGTCAGCTTCGGGCGGCGCATCGGCGACGCCGAGCGGACCTCGCCGACGACGCCGGGGCGCACGACCTGCATGGCGTGGACGTCGCGCAGATCGGCCTGCGCCACCTGCCACAGCTCCCATTCGGCGGGCGCCGGCTCAGACAGCAGCGGCACGTCCTCGCCGGTGACGGGGTCGATCAGGCGGGCGTCGTTCGGGTAGACGACGTGCACGGACGTCGAGTGCAGCGACACCTTGTCGGTGACCGACTGGCCGTCGTCGCCGAAGATGAGCACGGGGTCGGCGGTGTCGATGGCGGGCACGCGCCAGTGCGGGCCGTCGCCGAGTTCGACGAGGACCTCGCGCACCGGTTCGGTGATGGGCACGATGGGCCGCGGCGTCGCCTCGCCCAGCGCGGGGGCGGGCTCGACGACGACGGTGCCGCCGTAGGTCACCAGCCACGACCGGCCGGCGGGCGCGGACGGGGTGGGCAGCTGCACGCAGACGCGGTTTTCCAGCTCGTCGAAGAACAGCTGGGGGCGGCCGGTGGTGGCCACCACGCCGACGGCCGTGCGCCGCGACGGGGTGCCGGCGGGGCGGGCGCGCAGTTCCTCGCGGGCCGCGTCGAGCAGGATGGGCGGCAGGCCGACCTCGGCGGGGCCCAGATCCTCGCGGGACTCCCAGTTGGCGGGGTCGGCGGCGGTGGCCATGACGTAGCCGAGCGTCGCCTGCACCAGCCCGCGGGCGCGCGCCGGCGCCGACTGCGACAGCACGCGCAGCGCGCGCGGCACGTCGGAGCCCACGTCGGCCGCGAAGCCCGACACCAGGGCGTCGATGCCGTCGCGGACGGTCTGCAGCTTCTGCACCAGATCGCTTGACGACGCCTGCCCGGACCCGGCCCCGGCCTCATCGCCGCCGATGCCGGCCTCGGCTTCGATGCGCTCGATGAGCAGGGGCATGACGGACTGCTGGACGCCGGCGTGGAGCATCATCAGCCGCGCCGAATCCTCGCGGCTGCCGGGCTCGGCCGGGGCGCCGTCGAGAAGCGCGACGTCCGGCAACCCCAGCTCGGCGAGAATCTCCGGGACCCGCTCCACCACGTGCTCGACGAAGGCATCGACGCCTCCGGCGCTCGGGTCCAGCTGCAGGCCCGCCGTCCAGTCGGCCCACAGGTCCGCCGTCGAGGCGACGCGGGCCGCGCGGCCCACCAGCGACGCCAGGAGCACCGCCGGGAAGGAGTCGGCGACTCCGCGCGCCCCCTCGGCGCCGAGGGTCTTCAGCAGCGGGCCGAGGAACCCGTCGATCCGCTCCACCTCATCCATTCGGATGCCGCACCATGCGACCAGCGCCTCCGCGCCGTCCTCCCCCGCGGCTCCGGCGGCCAGGGCGGCCAACCGTTCCCGCAGGTCGACGTCCGCGGCGGCGAGCCAGGCGCGAAGTGGATTCGGATCATGCGGCGCTTCGGCCATGACTGGGTTCACACTCTCCTCTTGGGGTCCCGTTGTGCGGGCATTTCCGGGCCCGCGCATCGGGCTTCATTCTAACGACGCTCGGGGATCGCGACCTCATGGGCGTCGTCACCTCCGGCCCGCACGTTCGGCAACAGCATGCGCACGGCGACGGCCGTCGCGATGCAGCACGCCACCGCCACCGCCGCCGCCCAGCTCATGCCGGTGGTGAACGCCTTGTCCGCCACGTCGACGACCATCGCGCCCACGTTCTCCGGAAGGGATTCGGCGAGCTTGTGGGCGGAATTGACGTTGTCGGAAAGCGCCGAGGCCTGGGCCGCGTCGAGGGGCAGGTCGACCGTCGACAGCTCGCGCGCGTAGGCGCCCACCAGCACCGAACCGAGCAGCGCCGCGCCGAACGCGCCGCCGAGCTCGTAGCCGACCTCCGACAGCGCCGACGCCGCACCGGACTGCTCGGGCGGCGCCGAGCCCAGGATGATCGTGTTGGTGACCGGGTCGATCATCCCCGAGCCGATGCCCAGCAGGATGAACGACGCCGCGAACCACGCCTGCGCCCCGGAACCCGCGGACACCGCCGGCCACACGCCGGAGGCCTCGACCACGTGCATGAACAGCCCGACGGCCGCCAGCGAAATGGCGATGATCAACAGCGGCCGGGCGGAGAACCTGCGCACCAGCTCGCCGGTGAGCATCGTCGCCACCATCGACGCGACCATGCCCGGCATGAGCAGCAGTCCCGCGTGGACCGGGCTGATGCCGAGCACCACCTGCAGGTACTGTGTCAGGTAGAACATCGCGCCGACCAGCAGGAACGACGACATCGCGTTGATGGCCACCGCCATCGCGTACGCCCGGTCGCGCAGCAGCCGGACGTCGACCAGCGGATGGGGCGCGTAGTTCAGGTGCGAGATCAGCGCGCCCGCGGCGAGCAACGCGATGGTGCCCAGCAGCGCCGGAACCACCCAGTGCAGGCCGGCCGTGGCCGCCTTCAGCGCGCCGACCACGCCGAACAGGGCCACCATCGACAGCACCGCCCCGGCGATGTCGAAACGGCCCGGCGCCTTCGCCTTCGACTCCGGCAGCACCAGCAGGCCGCCGACGATCACCGCCGCGGCAACGGGCACGTTGATGATGAACACCGAACCCCAGTGGAAGTGCTCCAGCAGCCACCCGCCGAGCACCGGCCCGATGATCGCGCCGAGCGAGTAGCACGAGATCCACACCGCGATCGCGCGCGGCAACTCGTTCTTGTCGGGGAACATCGCCTTGATCAGCGACAGCGTCGACGGCATCAGCGTGGCCCCGGCGATGCCCTGCAGGGCGCGGGCGACGATGAGCATCATCGGGCTCACCGAGTACGCCGCCAGCAGCGACGCCGCGCCGAACCCGGCGATGCCCCACATCAGCAGCCGGCGGCGGCCGATGCGGTCGCCGAGGGTGCCCATGGTGATCAGCAGCGTCGCGATGACGAACGCGTAGACGTCGACGATCCACAGCAGCTGCGTGCCCGAAGGGTCGAGGTCGCGCGAGATGGCGGGCAGCGCGAAGTTCAGCACCGTCATGTCGATGGCGAGGATCACGATCGCCAGAGCCAGCACGGCCACGCCCCACCAGCGCAGCGGATACGAGGTCACGGTGGCGTCGTCAAGCTTTTCGGGAATGGTTTTTGCGCGCACGAAAGACCCCTTTCTCTCCGTGGCGCTGGCGGACCATCACCTGCCGGGGGCACGGCAGCCGGGGTCCTCCCCGGCATTCACCCGTCGCGTCGGCGGGGTCACCGTCCTCCCGCCTGGAAAGCAGGGGTCTTCGTCAGGCCGGCCCCGTGGCGTGGTCACCGCGGGGCCAGTCGTCTCAAGTGCAAGCGCCAGCGTAACAGGCGATTCGGGGCGCCGCCAGACCCCGATCAGGTCAGGAAATCGTACTCCGGGGTGCCCGGCATCAGGCGCCGGCAATCCAGCGGCGAGGCGTCCATCCGGGCGACCAGCGCGTCGAGGTCGCCGGCGTTGCGCAACTCGATGCCGACCAGCGCCGCACCGGTCTCGCGGTTGTTGCGCTTGAGGTACTCGAACAGGGCGATGTCGTCGTCCGGGCCGAGGATCTCGTTGAGGAACATGCGCAGTTGGCCGGGCTTCTGCGGGAAATTGACCAGGAAGTAATGCTTCAGCCCGCGGTAGACCAGCGAGCGCTCCATGATCTCGGCGTAGCGCAGGACGTCGTTGTTGCCGCCGGAGATGATGCAGACGATGACCTCGCCCGGGCGGGGGTTGATCTGGTCGAGCGCGGCGACGGACAGCGCGCCCGCGGGCTCGGCGATGATGCCCTCGTTCTGGTACAGGTCGAGCTGCGCCACGCACACCGCGCCCTCGGGCGCGATGACCGTGTGGATGCGCGAGCGGTTGCGGTCGACGATGGAGTACGGCAGTTCGCCGAGCTTCTTCACCGCCGCGCCGTCGACGAAGGGGTCGACGGAGGGCAGCTCGACGGGCTCGTCGGCGGCCATCGCCGCGGTGAGGCAGGCGGCGCCGGCGGGCTCGACGGCGACCATCGCGGTGCGCGGCGACATGTCCGCGAAGTAGCTGGTCACGCCGGCGAGCAGGCCGCCGCCGCCGACGGGCACGCACACGGTGTCCGGGGTCAGGCCCTGGCCGGACAGCTGCGCGACGATCTCCGCGGCGACGGTGCCCTGGCCCACGATGGTGTTGAACGAGTCGAACGGCTCGATGATCGCCGCGCCGGAGGTCTGCGCGTCGGCGCGGGCGGCGGACGACGCCTCGTCGAAGCTGTCGCCGGTGACGATGATCTCCACCGCATCGCGGCCGTGGTACGCGATGCGGTCGCGCTTCTGCTTCGGCGTCTGGTTGGGCACGTAGATGCGGCCCTTCACGCCGAGGGTGCGGCAGGCGTAAGCGACGCCCTGCGCGTGGTTGCCGGCGGATGCGGCGACGACGCCGGCGGCGCGTTCCTCCTCGGTGAGCTGCACCATCGCGTTGTAGGCGCCGCGGATCTTGTACGACCGCACGTCCTGCAGGTCCTCGCGCTTGAGGAATACCTTCGCCCCCGTTTCCTCGCTCAGCCGCGGGCAGAACTGCAGCGGCGTCGCGGCGATGACCGACGAAATCCTGGCCTGGGCGGCCTGGATGTCCGCCGCATGGACGAGGCGGCGGGCGGTGTCGGTGGACGGCGCGGAAGAAGCGTTCATGGCCGTAGACGATACTCGCCCCCGCAACCGAAAGTGGAACGCGGGGTTCAAGGAGTGGGATCGGCTAGGAAGGCGACAGGGTAGGTTGCACGGAGGGCACGGCGATATGCACGAAAAGTACATTTCCCAATGAAATCGATCGCCCGAATGGGTACCGTGGGCGCATGAATTTGCACAGAGCTTTACGACGCCCCGCCGCCGCACTGCTCCTCGTGCCCCTCATGGCGGCCGCGGCGTGTTCGACGGGCGATGGCGGCGCGTCGGGTGCCGCGAATCCGGGCGCCCCCACCGCAACCGATGGCACGACCGGCGCACCCGCCGAACGCGGAGACGGAGCCGGCGGGGATGCATCCGGCAAGGACGGCGCCGGGCCGTCGCCAAGCGTCGACGACGACGGCAACCCGACCACCGGCGAAACCCCCGCCAAGCCGGTGACCGTCGACGCCGACGCCATCCAATTCAGCCTCGGCGGGA
This genomic stretch from Corynebacterium hansenii harbors:
- a CDS encoding MFS transporter yields the protein MRAKTIPEKLDDATVTSYPLRWWGVAVLALAIVILAIDMTVLNFALPAISRDLDPSGTQLLWIVDVYAFVIATLLITMGTLGDRIGRRRLLMWGIAGFGAASLLAAYSVSPMMLIVARALQGIAGATLMPSTLSLIKAMFPDKNELPRAIAVWISCYSLGAIIGPVLGGWLLEHFHWGSVFIINVPVAAAVIVGGLLVLPESKAKAPGRFDIAGAVLSMVALFGVVGALKAATAGLHWVVPALLGTIALLAAGALISHLNYAPHPLVDVRLLRDRAYAMAVAINAMSSFLLVGAMFYLTQYLQVVLGISPVHAGLLLMPGMVASMVATMLTGELVRRFSARPLLIIAISLAAVGLFMHVVEASGVWPAVSAGSGAQAWFAASFILLGIGSGMIDPVTNTIILGSAPPEQSGAASALSEVGYELGGAFGAALLGSVLVGAYARELSTVDLPLDAAQASALSDNVNSAHKLAESLPENVGAMVVDVADKAFTTGMSWAAAVAVACCIATAVAVRMLLPNVRAGGDDAHEVAIPERR
- the ilvA gene encoding threonine ammonia-lyase IlvA — its product is MNASSAPSTDTARRLVHAADIQAAQARISSVIAATPLQFCPRLSEETGAKVFLKREDLQDVRSYKIRGAYNAMVQLTEEERAAGVVAASAGNHAQGVAYACRTLGVKGRIYVPNQTPKQKRDRIAYHGRDAVEIIVTGDSFDEASSAARADAQTSGAAIIEPFDSFNTIVGQGTVAAEIVAQLSGQGLTPDTVCVPVGGGGLLAGVTSYFADMSPRTAMVAVEPAGAACLTAAMAADEPVELPSVDPFVDGAAVKKLGELPYSIVDRNRSRIHTVIAPEGAVCVAQLDLYQNEGIIAEPAGALSVAALDQINPRPGEVIVCIISGGNNDVLRYAEIMERSLVYRGLKHYFLVNFPQKPGQLRMFLNEILGPDDDIALFEYLKRNNRETGAALVGIELRNAGDLDALVARMDASPLDCRRLMPGTPEYDFLT